Proteins encoded in a region of the Erigeron canadensis isolate Cc75 unplaced genomic scaffold, C_canadensis_v1 Conyza_canadensis_unscaffolded:46, whole genome shotgun sequence genome:
- the LOC122584586 gene encoding barley B recombinant-like protein A, with translation MDDNEFWRKLLTTDNNLSSSTNILAQMAVEDFTAQYSKQTPVEPIGKQIPKFNPSSLNLGEASTSQTWLPTGEQTVFEAGFKEHVEASWKWICDLDERIEKGKKQTLESANFKSTDPEDNHSNPHTKTQKIYFERNNCSTTVMLCGREWNISEIPTPVCSCTGIPRKCYRWQEIGWKSTCCTTNISQYPLPLLPGRGQIRLQRRRMGSSTFRCLLEELVTKGYVFRKPIDLKEYWLGSNRRNK, from the coding sequence TCTGGAGAAAACTGTTGACTACTGACAATAATCTAAGCAGTTCGACAAACATTCTAGCTCAAATGGCAGTAGAAGACTTCACAGCTCAATACTCCAAACAAACACCGGTGGAACCAATTGGTAAACAAATACCGAAATTTAATCCATCATCCCTGAATCTGGGTGAAGCTTCAACTTCACAAACATGGCTTCCAACCGGAGAACAAACAGTGTTCGAAGCTGGATTTAAGGAACATGTAGAAGCCTCGTGGAAATGGATATGTGACCTCGATGAGAGAATTGAAAAGGGGAAGAAGCAAACGTTAGAATCAGCAAATTTCAAATCAACAGACCCAGAAGACAACCATTCAAATCCGCACACTAAAACGCAGAAAATTTATTTTGAGCGTAACAATTGTAGTACAACTGTAATGCTATGTGGGCGCGAATGGAACATATCTGAAATTCCAACACCGGTCTGTTCATGCACGGGAATACCCAGGAAATGTTATAGATGGCAAGAAATAGGATGGAAATCAACTTGTTGTACAACGAATATTTCACAATACCCGCTACCTCTATTGCCTGGGAGAGGCCAAATACGATTGCAGCGTAGAAGAATGGGTAGTTCCACTTTCAGATGTCTCTTGGAAGAATTGGTAACAAAAGGGTACGTATTTCGAAAGCCAATTGACTTGAAGGAATATTGGCTTGGGTCAAACAGGAGGAATAAATAG